From Staphylococcus sp. M0911, a single genomic window includes:
- the rbsU gene encoding ribose transporter RbsU, whose amino-acid sequence MNLVALLIGLGPLIGWGLFPTIASKFGGKTVNQIIGATVGTLIFAFVFFISTGHGFPTGMDLFFALLSGAGWSFGQIMTFKAFEYVGSSRAMPVTTAFQLLGASLWGVFALGNWPGVTNKIIGFLALVVILIGAWMTVWSEHPEATNKNLLRKAVVILIIGEIGYWLYSAAPQATDIGGKAAFLPQAIGMVIVAVIYGLMKMKNGNPFTNKVTWLQIISGFFFAFAALTYLISAQPNMNGLATGFVLSQTSVVLATLTGIYFLNQRKTSKEMLVTVIGLVLILVAATVTVFIK is encoded by the coding sequence ATGAATTTAGTTGCATTGTTAATTGGTTTAGGGCCATTAATCGGTTGGGGTCTATTTCCAACGATTGCATCCAAATTTGGTGGTAAAACAGTTAACCAAATTATAGGTGCTACAGTCGGGACGTTAATCTTTGCCTTTGTATTCTTTATCTCCACAGGCCATGGCTTCCCAACAGGTATGGATTTGTTCTTTGCATTATTATCAGGAGCTGGTTGGAGTTTCGGTCAAATTATGACATTTAAAGCATTTGAATATGTAGGGTCATCACGTGCAATGCCAGTTACAACGGCCTTCCAATTATTAGGGGCATCACTTTGGGGCGTCTTTGCATTAGGTAACTGGCCTGGTGTTACAAATAAAATCATCGGCTTTTTAGCGTTAGTAGTTATCTTGATTGGTGCTTGGATGACAGTTTGGAGTGAACACCCTGAAGCTACAAATAAAAACTTATTACGTAAAGCGGTAGTGATTTTAATCATTGGTGAAATTGGTTATTGGTTATATTCAGCAGCACCACAAGCAACAGATATCGGTGGTAAAGCAGCCTTCTTACCACAAGCGATTGGTATGGTGATTGTTGCAGTTATCTACGGACTAATGAAAATGAAAAATGGTAATCCATTTACTAATAAAGTGACATGGTTACAAATTATTTCTGGTTTCTTCTTTGCCTTTGCAGCATTGACGTATCTCATTTCTGCGCAACCTAATATGAACGGTTTAGCGACTGGTTTCGTATTATCACAAACATCTGTAGTACTTGCGACATTAACTGGTATTTACTTCTTAAATCAACGTAAAACATCTAAAGAAATGTTAGTCACAGTGATCGGATTAGTTCTCATCTTAGTAGCTGCGACAGTTACAGTATTTATAAAATAA
- the rbsD gene encoding D-ribose pyranase, with product MKKTALLNSHVSKAIATIGHYDLLTVNDAGMPIPNDDRRIDLAVTKELPRFIDVLETVLSEMKIQKIYLAEEIKTNNATQLKQIKALIDDDVEIEFIPHSEMKAYLSHPLNKGNIRTGEITPFSNIILESNVTF from the coding sequence ATGAAGAAAACAGCATTACTCAATAGTCATGTATCTAAAGCCATTGCGACAATCGGACACTATGACTTATTAACTGTCAATGATGCAGGCATGCCTATTCCTAATGACGATAGAAGAATTGATTTAGCAGTAACGAAAGAATTACCTAGATTTATTGATGTATTAGAAACAGTATTATCAGAAATGAAAATTCAAAAAATCTATTTAGCTGAAGAAATTAAAACAAATAATGCAACTCAATTAAAACAAATCAAAGCATTAATTGATGATGACGTTGAAATTGAATTTATTCCACACAGTGAAATGAAAGCATATTTAAGTCATCCATTAAATAAAGGTAACATTCGTACAGGTGAAATTACGCCATTTTCTAACATTATTTTGGAATCAAACGTGACATTTTAA
- the rbsK gene encoding ribokinase: protein MTNKVVILGSTNVDQFLTVERYAKPGETLHVEEAQKSYGGGKGANQAIATARMKADTTFISKVGNDGLAQFMFEDFKAAGMNMDYILESETEKTGQAFITVDAQGQNTIYVYGGANMSMTPDDVKSAKAAIVDADFIVAQLEVPVPAIIEAFKVARAAGVTTVLNPAPANEIPQELLELIDVIIPNEFEAEILSGVPVTDEKSMAQNADYFLGLGAKVVIITLGEQGTYYAVENDSGLVPAQKVKAIDTTAAGDTFIGAFVSRFNMKDRNLVEAIDFANKAASLTVQKSGAQASIPLAEEVQS, encoded by the coding sequence ATGACAAATAAAGTCGTTATTCTAGGATCTACCAATGTGGATCAATTTTTAACAGTTGAGCGCTACGCTAAACCAGGGGAAACATTACATGTAGAAGAGGCACAAAAATCATATGGTGGCGGTAAAGGGGCAAACCAAGCCATTGCAACGGCACGTATGAAAGCTGATACGACATTCATTTCCAAAGTGGGCAATGATGGATTAGCACAATTTATGTTTGAAGATTTTAAAGCAGCAGGTATGAATATGGACTATATTTTAGAATCCGAAACAGAAAAGACTGGCCAAGCCTTTATTACTGTGGATGCACAAGGTCAAAATACGATTTATGTCTATGGTGGTGCAAATATGTCGATGACACCAGACGATGTGAAAAGTGCGAAAGCAGCAATTGTCGATGCAGATTTCATTGTGGCACAATTAGAAGTACCAGTTCCGGCAATTATAGAAGCATTTAAAGTTGCGAGAGCGGCAGGTGTGACGACCGTCTTAAATCCCGCACCAGCCAATGAGATTCCCCAAGAGTTATTAGAATTAATCGACGTGATTATACCGAATGAATTTGAAGCTGAAATATTATCAGGCGTACCCGTCACAGATGAAAAATCAATGGCACAAAATGCAGATTACTTCTTAGGTTTAGGTGCCAAAGTTGTGATTATAACATTAGGTGAACAAGGTACGTACTATGCAGTTGAAAATGATTCAGGACTAGTACCAGCGCAAAAAGTAAAAGCTATTGATACAACAGCAGCAGGCGATACGTTTATCGGTGCCTTTGTTAGCCGCTTTAATATGAAAGATCGTAATTTAGTTGAGGCTATCGACTTTGCCAATAAAGCCGCATCACTAACAGTTCAAAAGTCAGGTGCACAAGCTTCTATACCATTAGCAGAAGAAGTTCAATCATAG